AAGAAGATTACCAATGTCTATGTACGTTCGTTTTTATACTATATTCCCTATGCCTGCCTGACTGCAATGACATTTCCGGCTGTTCTCTATGCAGCCAGCTCGCCAATCGCTGCATTTTGTGGCTTTATCATGGCTGTATTTATGGGATTAAGAAAGAAAAGCTTGATTGTAGTAGCTTTGTCAGCTTGCACTGTTGTGTTTTTGGTGGAAAGAATTGTGGAGTTTTTGTAAAAAAATTATGAGGCTGTTTTATGGAGTAATACTTCATAGGACAACCTCATAATTTTTAGCTTTTCTTTTTTCGATTTTGTTTTCTGATGTGGTATTTTACAATCAGTATAATCATAATGACTGCAAACAAAATTGTCAAAGTTATTATGATAGGCAGAAGCAGTGGGGAAGGAAAAATTGTTTTTACAGTGCCTATTCGGAACATGGACA
The DNA window shown above is from Blautia hansenii DSM 20583 and carries:
- a CDS encoding AzlD domain-containing protein — its product is MIYAYIFVMAGVTYLIRMLPLTLVQKKITNVYVRSFLYYIPYACLTAMTFPAVLYAASSPIAAFCGFIMAVFMGLRKKSLIVVALSACTVVFLVERIVEFL